A genomic stretch from Terriglobia bacterium includes:
- a CDS encoding UDP-N-acetylmuramate dehydrogenase — MRTQENIPLAPLTTFHVGGPARYFVDAHSEHEVSEAVAFAFAQKLPLFVLGGGSNLVVADSGWPGLVLKISLAGVEFEGDLQKMLFHASAGENWDSLVALAISKNCGGIECLSGIPGTVGGTPVQNVGAYGQEVSETITHVRALEIATGTVLDLSKADCGFSYRSSIFNGARRGEFIVLEVSYRLCRNVEPKIEYADVKNFFAASNVEKPTLHQVRDAVRSIRQSKAMLLVEGDEDCRSAGSFFKNPIVSAAEGSRIQALAEKRAPGKTMPRYPAADGRVKLAAAWLVEQSEFSKGYSLGPVGISRKHTLALVNRGGATAKDILALKDQIEKKVFEIWGVRLQPEPVFVGFDRQ, encoded by the coding sequence TTGAGGACCCAGGAAAACATCCCCCTTGCACCGTTGACCACTTTTCACGTCGGTGGCCCGGCGCGTTACTTTGTAGACGCCCATTCGGAACATGAAGTTTCCGAAGCGGTGGCCTTCGCCTTCGCGCAGAAGCTACCACTTTTTGTCCTGGGCGGCGGCAGCAACCTTGTTGTTGCCGATAGCGGCTGGCCCGGCCTGGTCCTGAAAATATCTCTGGCGGGCGTGGAGTTTGAGGGTGACCTCCAGAAGATGCTCTTCCACGCCTCCGCCGGTGAAAACTGGGACTCGCTTGTGGCGCTCGCCATCAGCAAAAATTGCGGCGGCATTGAATGCCTGAGCGGAATTCCCGGGACGGTGGGCGGCACGCCGGTCCAGAATGTGGGCGCTTACGGGCAGGAAGTATCTGAAACCATCACCCACGTGCGCGCGCTGGAGATCGCTACCGGCACGGTGCTAGACCTCAGCAAAGCCGACTGCGGCTTTTCCTATCGCTCCAGCATTTTCAACGGCGCGCGCCGGGGCGAGTTCATTGTGCTGGAAGTTTCTTACCGACTTTGCCGCAACGTTGAACCAAAAATCGAATACGCTGACGTAAAAAACTTTTTCGCAGCCAGTAACGTTGAAAAACCCACGCTGCACCAAGTGCGCGATGCAGTGCGTTCCATCCGCCAGAGCAAGGCCATGCTTCTGGTTGAAGGCGACGAAGATTGCCGCAGCGCCGGATCATTCTTCAAGAACCCCATCGTCAGCGCCGCTGAAGGGAGCCGCATTCAGGCACTGGCGGAGAAGCGCGCTCCCGGCAAGACCATGCCCCGCTATCCCGCCGCCGATGGTCGGGTAAAACTCGCAGCCGCGTGGCTGGTGGAGCAGTCAGAATTTTCCAAAGGCTATTCGCTGGGCCCGGTCGGCATTTCGCGCAAACATACTCTGGCACTCGTGAACCGCGGCGGCGCAACGGCAAAAGACATTCTCGCCCTCAAAGACCAAATCGAGAAAAAGGTATTCGAAATCTGGGGAGTGCGGTTGCAGCCGGAGCCGGTGTTTGTGGGGTTTGACCGACAGTAA
- a CDS encoding BrxA/BrxB family bacilliredoxin gives MYPEGMVAPMRQELTAGGIQEARTAADVENAINQKGTVMVVVNSICGCAAGRMRPGVRAAIQSGVRPDRMITVFAGQDREATDAARSHFTGFPPSSPSIALMRDGQLVYMMQRHDIETSDPNTIATRLKQAFEKHCAKEAVSN, from the coding sequence ATGTATCCAGAGGGAATGGTGGCGCCCATGCGCCAGGAGCTGACAGCAGGCGGCATTCAAGAAGCGCGGACCGCGGCCGACGTGGAAAATGCCATCAACCAGAAAGGCACCGTGATGGTAGTGGTGAACTCCATCTGCGGATGCGCGGCAGGCAGAATGCGTCCCGGCGTGCGCGCGGCGATTCAGAGCGGCGTCCGTCCGGACCGTATGATCACCGTCTTTGCCGGACAGGACCGCGAAGCGACCGACGCGGCCCGCAGCCATTTCACAGGTTTTCCGCCAAGTTCGCCTTCAATTGCCTTGATGCGCGATGGACAACTTGTCTACATGATGCAGCGCCACGACATTGAGACGAGCGATCCGAATACGATTGCCACCCGGCTGAAGCAGGCTTTTGAGAAGCATTGCGCGAAGGAAGCAGTCAGCAATTAG
- a CDS encoding DUF2891 domain-containing protein translates to MENPRLLLFLLLLVAATRLSGQQGPPSRADFARIGVEQGPPSRADFARIGVEQGPPSRADFARIGVEQGRPSSQSGFDIEAASRFAQLALDCVHKEYPNKIAHSMNSDADVAPPRKLTPSFYGCYDWHSSVHGHWLLVRLARTFPDAPFALQARAALQQSLTAENLRTEASYLQAEGRASFERPYGLAWLLQLAVELRDWAADDPKNLTVHALYVNLLPLEQSAVDRLKVWLPKLSYPVRIGEHNQTAFAMGLMIDYARRVDDQDFTKLLLAKARQFYLADKNCPLSYEPSGEDFLSPCLAEADLMRRVLSPPDFASWLHTFLPQIPRDGSAGWLPTQKSTDPSDPKLGHIDGLNLSRAWMLEGIASGLPANDPRLKSLAACAAAHRSAGLAAVTGEHYEGGHWLGSFAVYLVTRRGIAK, encoded by the coding sequence ATGGAAAATCCGAGACTTCTACTCTTCCTTCTCTTATTGGTCGCGGCCACACGCTTGTCTGGCCAGCAGGGGCCCCCAAGCCGCGCCGATTTTGCGCGGATTGGGGTAGAGCAGGGGCCCCCAAGCCGCGCCGATTTTGCGCGGATTGGGGTAGAGCAGGGGCCCCCGAGCCGCGCCGATTTTGCGCGGATTGGGGTAGAGCAGGGGCGTCCATCTTCGCAGAGCGGCTTTGATATCGAAGCCGCTTCCCGCTTCGCGCAACTCGCGCTCGACTGCGTGCACAAGGAGTATCCCAATAAGATCGCGCATTCGATGAATAGTGATGCCGATGTCGCACCGCCTCGTAAACTCACGCCTTCTTTCTACGGCTGTTACGACTGGCACTCCTCGGTCCACGGACATTGGCTTCTCGTGCGCCTGGCCCGCACCTTTCCTGACGCGCCTTTCGCGCTCCAGGCGCGCGCAGCGTTGCAGCAGAGCCTGACGGCAGAGAACCTGCGCACGGAGGCCTCATACCTGCAAGCTGAGGGCCGTGCCAGCTTTGAGCGGCCATACGGCCTAGCCTGGTTGCTGCAGCTTGCTGTGGAACTGCGCGATTGGGCGGCAGATGATCCGAAGAACCTGACGGTCCACGCGCTCTATGTCAACCTGCTTCCACTGGAGCAAAGCGCCGTGGATCGCCTCAAGGTCTGGCTGCCCAAGCTCTCTTACCCGGTGCGGATCGGAGAGCACAACCAGACTGCATTCGCCATGGGCCTGATGATCGATTACGCGCGCCGCGTCGATGATCAGGATTTCACAAAGCTGCTTCTCGCCAAGGCGCGTCAATTTTATCTCGCAGATAAGAACTGCCCTCTTTCCTACGAGCCTTCCGGCGAAGATTTTCTTTCTCCCTGCCTGGCTGAAGCCGATCTCATGCGCCGCGTGCTCTCTCCGCCGGATTTTGCCTCCTGGCTGCACACATTTCTTCCGCAAATTCCTCGCGACGGCTCCGCCGGTTGGCTGCCGACCCAGAAATCCACCGACCCATCCGACCCCAAGCTGGGTCACATCGACGGCCTGAACCTGAGCCGGGCGTGGATGCTCGAGGGAATAGCCTCAGGACTTCCAGCGAACGATCCGCGCCTGAAATCGCTCGCGGCCTGCGCCGCAGCGCACCGCAGCGCCGGTCTGGCTGCTGTCACCGGCGAGCACTACGAAGGCGGACACTGGCTGGGCAGCTTCGCCGTGTATCTCGTCACTCGGCGCGGCATCGCCAAATGA
- a CDS encoding sulfoxide reductase heme-binding subunit YedZ, with product MKSLPEKFIRALKAPVFLLCLGPAFVLTWKGFHDGLGANPIDVITRTTGRWTLTFLLITLSVTPVRKLSGLTWLIRFRRMLGLFAFFYGSLHLMTYIWLDKFFDVHAMLHDIAKRRFITAGVTAWILMLPLALTSTKGWIRRMGGKRWQKLHRLIYFSAAAGVIHFIWLVKADLRRPLTYGAVLAILLSYRLVIWVVSRIRARRAVATQQTARA from the coding sequence ATGAAATCGCTGCCGGAAAAGTTTATTCGAGCATTGAAAGCGCCGGTGTTTCTCCTCTGCCTGGGGCCGGCCTTTGTGCTTACATGGAAAGGCTTTCATGACGGCCTGGGCGCGAATCCCATTGATGTAATCACGCGGACCACCGGCAGGTGGACGCTCACGTTCCTGCTGATCACGCTCAGCGTTACGCCGGTTCGCAAACTCAGCGGCCTGACTTGGCTGATCCGCTTCCGCCGAATGCTGGGGCTATTCGCGTTCTTTTACGGTTCACTGCATTTGATGACGTACATTTGGCTCGACAAGTTTTTTGACGTCCATGCAATGCTCCACGATATTGCCAAGCGCCGATTCATCACCGCAGGCGTGACGGCATGGATCCTGATGTTGCCGCTCGCACTCACCTCCACAAAGGGCTGGATTCGCCGCATGGGCGGCAAGCGCTGGCAAAAGCTGCACCGCCTTATCTACTTCAGCGCGGCTGCGGGCGTGATCCATTTCATCTGGCTGGTCAAGGCAGACTTGCGCCGACCTTTGACCTACGGCGCGGTACTCGCGATCCTGCTCTCTTATCGACTCGTCATCTGGGTGGTATCGCGCATACGTGCGCGCCGTGCCGTGGCGACCCAGCAGACGGCCCGCGCCTAG
- a CDS encoding insulinase family protein has protein sequence MNKVKFLLFITIIFAMNGLALNAGAQARKPIPPKVPQATAKPSAAPATSWQKVPIPPLHQFKPQEPRRVELPNGMVIFLQEDHELPLIDGTIRIRGGSREEPADKIGMISLYADVWRTGGTKSKTGDELDDFLEAHAARVEASDSADSTFLSWSSLKENYDQVFPVVLDLLENPEFRQDKIDLAKQQFFSLISRRNDDLDEIAGRESAKLAYGPDNPYSRTAEYDTVAAITREDLMQWHKRTIAPNNMILGLAGDFDSAAMEQKLRQAFGNMPKGEPFVPAKITFHGPTPGIYFVEKNDVNQSSIEMVDLGIDRRNPDYYAIDVMNELFGGGFSSRLFVNIRTKLGLAYSVGGGVGTAFDHSGITRFAMGTKSATTAAGIDALRKEMEKLITGTVQPIEMKKAKDAILNSFIFEFDSKQKVLAERMRYEFYGFPPDFLEQFRAGIEKVTPADVDRVARKYLHPEKMAVLVVGNAKDFDRQLSTFGKVNMIDISIPPPKKAEKPGK, from the coding sequence ATGAACAAGGTGAAATTCTTGCTCTTCATAACAATAATTTTCGCAATGAACGGGCTGGCTCTTAACGCGGGTGCCCAGGCCCGGAAACCCATTCCGCCAAAAGTCCCACAGGCAACAGCCAAGCCTTCTGCCGCGCCGGCCACATCATGGCAAAAAGTTCCCATTCCGCCGCTGCATCAATTCAAGCCGCAGGAGCCGCGCCGTGTGGAACTGCCCAACGGAATGGTGATCTTCCTGCAGGAAGACCACGAACTGCCGCTGATTGATGGCACCATCCGCATCCGTGGCGGATCGCGTGAAGAGCCGGCGGACAAGATCGGCATGATCTCCCTTTATGCCGATGTGTGGCGCACGGGCGGCACCAAAAGCAAAACCGGTGACGAGCTTGACGATTTTCTTGAGGCCCATGCCGCGCGCGTTGAAGCTTCAGACAGCGCGGACTCGACCTTTCTTTCCTGGTCATCGCTGAAGGAAAATTATGATCAGGTCTTCCCCGTCGTGCTGGATCTTCTGGAAAACCCGGAGTTTCGCCAGGACAAAATTGATCTTGCGAAGCAACAGTTTTTCAGCCTGATCTCGCGCCGCAATGACGATCTCGACGAAATCGCCGGCCGCGAATCTGCCAAGCTGGCATATGGCCCGGACAATCCTTATTCCCGCACGGCTGAGTATGACACCGTGGCGGCCATCACGCGTGAAGACTTGATGCAATGGCACAAGCGCACCATCGCGCCCAATAACATGATCTTGGGTCTTGCCGGTGATTTTGATTCCGCCGCCATGGAACAAAAGTTGCGTCAGGCTTTTGGCAACATGCCCAAAGGCGAGCCATTTGTCCCCGCGAAGATTACTTTTCACGGCCCCACACCGGGAATTTATTTTGTAGAAAAAAATGATGTCAACCAGAGTTCCATTGAGATGGTTGACCTCGGCATTGATCGCCGCAATCCCGATTACTACGCTATTGATGTCATGAATGAGTTATTTGGCGGCGGATTCTCTTCCCGCCTGTTCGTGAATATTCGCACCAAGCTTGGGCTGGCTTACTCCGTGGGCGGTGGCGTAGGGACGGCATTTGATCATTCCGGGATTACCCGCTTTGCCATGGGGACCAAAAGCGCAACAACCGCCGCCGGAATCGATGCGCTGCGCAAGGAGATGGAAAAGCTCATTACCGGCACAGTCCAGCCGATTGAAATGAAAAAAGCCAAAGACGCCATTTTGAATTCCTTCATCTTTGAGTTTGATTCCAAGCAGAAAGTCCTGGCAGAGCGTATGCGCTATGAGTTCTATGGCTTCCCGCCGGACTTCCTGGAGCAGTTCCGCGCGGGAATTGAAAAGGTCACGCCCGCTGACGTTGATCGCGTGGCCCGCAAATATCTCCACCCGGAAAAGATGGCGGTGCTGGTAGTCGGCAACGCCAAGGATTTTGACCGCCAGCTCTCAACCTTTGGCAAGGTGAATATGATCGATATCAGCATTCCGCCGCCCAAGAAGGCGGAGAAGCCGGGAAAGTAG
- a CDS encoding TonB family protein, with translation MATQADTANSTASKRGRGASPDDLAVVAQRAQAFTNASGVAIALSEGNADEIVCRARSGASAPEVGAALRVNGTFTGLCIQTGKELRCDDCETDTRVDTAAIRALGIRSMVVTPIREDSRVVGVLAAFAPTPHAFTITHVAVLKTMADQISALLQKERRAREENPQVEAPRQPVPAITAKPVAVPAPTPVQPPVQATPPAVVIKPSSSAPRAAATAPAKAEPIKSAPLEVVPLATPPKKEEKRFEAAPRANFGTFDSVAAEDKKSGSRFMMIGVVAVLVIAAAATFAFLKMQKPKTAAPQQTQEAANVPPAIVPPSGTGQPASGATAAAATPSTISMPPAAKSVAEKPSAKTVAEKNSSPAEKPVVTEKPASVATLGSTGTSRIAKQNTVTAAPDVAPSFTADTTNSAAPLSSLARPVASSAPSAAAIEQSQLEPLQVLRTGPLVYPAIAKARGITGPAVVLVTVGKDGKPYNPKFMSGQPVFKDAAIQAVMGYLFKPAKLNGQPIEQSTTIRLNFR, from the coding sequence ATGGCAACCCAAGCAGATACTGCTAACAGCACCGCGAGCAAGAGAGGCCGTGGCGCCTCGCCGGACGATCTGGCGGTAGTGGCGCAACGCGCCCAAGCCTTTACCAACGCTTCCGGAGTGGCCATCGCACTAAGCGAAGGCAACGCCGATGAGATCGTATGCCGCGCACGTAGCGGGGCCAGCGCGCCGGAGGTCGGTGCGGCGTTGCGCGTCAATGGGACCTTTACCGGACTCTGCATTCAAACCGGCAAAGAGTTGCGTTGCGACGATTGTGAGACGGATACGCGCGTCGACACGGCCGCGATCCGCGCACTGGGAATACGCTCCATGGTAGTGACGCCGATCCGTGAAGACAGCCGGGTGGTTGGCGTATTGGCGGCATTTGCGCCTACGCCGCACGCTTTTACCATTACGCATGTGGCCGTGCTTAAAACCATGGCCGATCAGATTTCCGCGCTGCTGCAAAAGGAGCGTCGCGCCCGCGAGGAGAATCCGCAGGTGGAAGCTCCGCGGCAGCCAGTGCCGGCAATCACGGCCAAACCCGTGGCAGTCCCGGCGCCCACGCCAGTGCAGCCGCCCGTACAGGCAACTCCTCCGGCCGTGGTGATCAAGCCTTCGTCTTCAGCCCCGCGCGCGGCCGCCACGGCCCCTGCCAAAGCGGAGCCTATCAAGAGTGCGCCTCTGGAAGTGGTTCCGCTTGCCACGCCGCCCAAAAAAGAAGAGAAGCGCTTTGAAGCCGCACCGCGAGCAAATTTTGGCACGTTTGATTCAGTGGCGGCAGAGGATAAAAAATCCGGAAGCCGATTCATGATGATTGGCGTGGTTGCGGTGCTGGTGATTGCCGCTGCGGCCACGTTTGCCTTCCTGAAAATGCAAAAGCCCAAAACCGCCGCGCCGCAGCAGACGCAGGAAGCCGCGAATGTGCCTCCGGCCATTGTGCCGCCATCCGGTACGGGACAGCCCGCTTCCGGCGCGACGGCTGCGGCCGCTACGCCAAGCACAATTTCGATGCCTCCGGCTGCAAAGTCTGTAGCGGAGAAACCATCGGCCAAGACGGTTGCCGAGAAGAATTCATCGCCGGCAGAAAAACCTGTTGTCACGGAGAAGCCGGCGTCGGTCGCTACTCTTGGCAGCACCGGAACGTCCAGGATCGCGAAGCAGAACACGGTGACAGCAGCCCCGGATGTAGCCCCTTCTTTCACCGCGGACACCACGAATTCGGCAGCGCCTTTATCCAGTCTGGCGCGGCCTGTAGCATCCTCGGCGCCTTCGGCGGCTGCGATTGAGCAATCGCAGCTTGAGCCTCTTCAGGTGCTCAGGACCGGCCCACTCGTTTATCCGGCCATTGCCAAAGCCCGTGGCATCACCGGCCCTGCCGTTGTGTTAGTTACGGTAGGAAAGGATGGCAAGCCATACAATCCGAAATTTATGAGCGGACAGCCCGTTTTCAAAGATGCCGCGATTCAGGCGGTCATGGGTTACCTGTTCAAGCCGGCCAAGCTCAACGGCCAGCCGATTGAACAATCAACCACGATCAGGCTGAATTTCCGCTGA
- the msrP gene encoding protein-methionine-sulfoxide reductase catalytic subunit MsrP, translated as MLIKKPTDIPSSEITPKSTYLTRRKFIAGAAAASAALAGGFYLRDHMSASETVHADGQKLSGIVKSKLSTSETPTSFKDITNYNNYYEFSTDKYEPNGLAKNFRTRPWIVAIDGMVKKPKKLDIDAIMKLAPLEERIYRHRCVEGWSMIIPWVGFPLSALIKAADPLPSAKFVAFQTVLAPDQMPNQKRSGVLDWPYVEGLRMDEAMHPLSIMAVGLYDEVLPNVDGAPLRLVVPWKYGFKGIKAIVKISFTDSMPPTTWNRMAPDEYGFYSNVNPQKDHPRWSQASERRIGEFRKRPTLMFNGYADQVASLYSGMDLQKNY; from the coding sequence ATGCTGATCAAGAAACCAACTGACATACCGTCCTCAGAGATCACTCCCAAATCGACCTACCTGACCCGGCGCAAGTTTATTGCTGGTGCGGCGGCAGCGAGTGCGGCGCTGGCAGGCGGCTTTTACCTGCGCGACCACATGAGCGCATCTGAGACCGTCCATGCCGACGGCCAAAAACTCAGCGGCATTGTGAAAAGCAAGCTCAGCACCTCAGAGACTCCCACATCATTCAAGGACATTACGAATTACAACAATTACTACGAATTCAGCACGGACAAATACGAGCCGAACGGGCTAGCAAAAAACTTTCGTACGCGCCCATGGATCGTCGCAATTGATGGCATGGTGAAGAAGCCCAAGAAGCTGGATATTGACGCCATCATGAAGCTTGCGCCGTTGGAAGAGCGCATCTATCGCCATCGCTGCGTTGAAGGCTGGTCCATGATTATTCCCTGGGTCGGATTCCCGCTCAGCGCGTTGATCAAAGCCGCAGATCCGCTCCCCAGCGCAAAGTTTGTCGCGTTTCAGACCGTTCTCGCTCCCGATCAGATGCCCAACCAGAAGCGCAGTGGCGTGCTGGACTGGCCTTATGTTGAAGGCCTGCGCATGGATGAGGCCATGCATCCGCTGTCCATCATGGCCGTCGGCCTGTACGACGAAGTTCTTCCCAACGTCGATGGCGCCCCCCTGCGTTTGGTGGTGCCGTGGAAATACGGATTCAAGGGCATCAAGGCGATCGTAAAGATCAGTTTTACTGACTCCATGCCGCCGACAACGTGGAACAGGATGGCTCCCGATGAATACGGCTTTTATTCCAACGTGAATCCGCAGAAAGACCATCCGCGCTGGAGCCAGGCAAGTGAGCGCCGGATTGGCGAATTTCGCAAGCGCCCCACGCTCATGTTCAATGGCTATGCTGATCAGGTCGCAAGCCTCTACTCGGGCATGGACCTGCAAAAAAATTACTGA